Proteins from a single region of Vicia villosa cultivar HV-30 ecotype Madison, WI unplaced genomic scaffold, Vvil1.0 ctg.001530F_1_1, whole genome shotgun sequence:
- the LOC131635659 gene encoding pathogenesis-related thaumatin-like protein 3.5 yields the protein MPRVVPWKLQSFFFVLSTLLSCTFSSIFTITNNCPYTIWPGTLAGAGTPPLPTTGFQLDSGQAVKLTSVPGWSGRIWARTGCTFDATGIGKCQTGDCGGRLECDGNGAAPPTSLFEITLGQGDQQDYYDVSMVDGYNLPLLVLPRGVYGKSACNSTGCVTDLNIGCPKELQVVDGDGYQGSVIGCKSACEAFGSDQYCCSGQFANPTICQPSYYSTIFKKACPRAYSYAFDDGSSTFTCKAYEYDIVFCPTSTKINKPNGVFPPPPPPSIGFPYEKVQQDSSSSSIIISPFQLTMFLLVVTISMFIEKTWPLI from the exons ATGCCAAGAGTTGTACCTTGGAAACTCCAAAGTTTCTTTTTTGTTCTTTCCACTTTGTTGTCTTGCACTTTCTCTAGCATATTCACCATAACAAACAATTGTCCTTATACTATATGGCCCGGCACGCTTGCCGGCGCAGGAACGCCGCCACTTCCAACGACCGGTTTCCAGCTTGACTCAGGTCAAGCTGTGAAACTAACGAGTGTTCCTGGTTGGTCAGGTCGGATATGGGCGAGGACCGGTTGCACATTTGATGCAACGGGAATCGGGAAATGTCAAACGGGTGATTGTGGTGGAAGGCTTGAATGCGATGGGAATGGGGCAGCTCCACCAACTTCACTCTTTGAGATTACACTTGGACAAGGTGACCAACAAGATTACTATGATGTTAGCATGGTTGATGGCTACAATTTGCCATTACTTGTTCTACCAAGAGGTGTATATGGTAAAAGTGCCTGTAATTCCACAGGTTGTGTGACTGATCTTAACATAG GCTGTCCAAAAGAACTTCAAGTAGTTGATGGTGATGGATACCAAGGTAGTGTAATTGGTTGTAAGAGTGCCTGTGAAGCCTTTGGATCAGATCAGTACTGCTGCAGTGGACAATTTGCTAATCCAACAATATGCCAACCTTCCTATTATTCTACAATTTTCAAGAAGGCTTGTCCAAGAGCTTATAgctatgcatttgatgatggaagCAGCACTTTCACCTGCAAAGCTTATGAATATGACATTGTGTTCTGTCCTACCAGCACCAA GATAAACAAACCAAATGGTGTATTTCCTCCACCACCACCGCCTTCAATTGGATTTCCTTACGAGAAGGTTCAGCAAGACAGTTCTTCTTCAAGTATTATTATCTCGCCGTTTCAACTGACAATGTTTCTCCTAGTTGTCACAATCTCTATGTTTATTGAAAAGACTTGGCCACTGATTTGA